A single genomic interval of Armigeres subalbatus isolate Guangzhou_Male chromosome 1, GZ_Asu_2, whole genome shotgun sequence harbors:
- the LOC134205221 gene encoding myosin light chain alkali has product MAADLKDVEIEKAQFVFSVYDWDGSNSIDAIDIGNALRALNLNPTLELIGKMGGTQKRGEKRVKFDEFLPIYAQVKKEKDMGCYEDFLECLKLYDKEENGTMLLAELQHSLLALGEKLTDEELENVFKDCMDPEDDDGNIPYAPFLQRLCDYTPKAY; this is encoded by the exons ATG GCAGCAGATCTGAAAGACGTTGAAATTGAGA AGGCACAGTTTGTCTTTTCCGTTTACGATTGGGATGGCAGCAACAGCATTGATGCTATCGATATCGGAAACGCTCTGCGTGCCCTCAACCTGAACCCAACTCTGGAACTCATCGGCAAAATGGGTGGAACCCAGAAACGCGGTGAGAAGCGAGTTAAGTTCGACGAATTCCTCCCCATCTACGCCCAGGTCAAGAAGGAGAAGGACATGGGATGCTACGAGGATTTCCTTGAATGTTTGAAGCTGTACGACAAGGAAGAAAACGGCACCATGCTGTTGGCTGAATTGCAACACAGTTTACTCGCTCTGG GTGAGAAGTTGACCGATGAGGAGCTTGAAAATGTCTTCAAGGATTGCATGGACCCCGAGGACGATGACGGTAACATCCCATATGCCC CATTTCTTCAGAGATTGTGTGACTATACACCAAAAGCATATTAG